GCAGCAGGGGCTGACGCAGAGCCGGCAGGTATCGTTCATGACCATGACCTACGCGGGCGACAACGCGCAACTGGCGCAGGTCAAGGCTACCGACGAGCGTTATCCGCTGTATGGCGAGTTGAAAACCCAGCCGGCCGGGCTGCGGGTAGCGCCGGGTACGGTGCTGGCCGCGCCGCGTCTGCTGGCCTTGCTGGGGTTGAAGGCGGGCGACCGGCTGGATGTCGGGGATACCTCATTGATCATCGCCGGGGAGCTGGTGCAGGAGCCGGACGCCGGCTTTAACCCGTTTGAGACGGCGCCGCGGGTGCTGATGAATCTGGCGGATGTGGAAAAAACCGGCGCCATTCAGCCCGGCGGACGTATTACCTGGCGCTATATGTTTGCCGGTACGCCGTCGCAAATCGCCCGTTTCAGCGACGTGATCAAACCGCAGTTGAAGCCGGATCAGCGCTGGTACGGCATGGAGGATTCGCAAAGCGCGCTGGGCAAATCTCTGCAACGCTCCCAGCAGTTTCTGTTGCTGTCGGCATTGCTGACCCTGCTGCTGTCGGTGGCGGCGGTGGCGGTGGCGATGGGGCATTACTGCCGTAGCCGCTACGATCTGGTGGCGGTGCTGAAAACGCTGGGTGCCGGGCGGCAGGCGCTGCGTCGGTTAATCGTCGGGCAGTGGGTATCGGTGCTGGCGTTGTCGGCGTTGTGCGGCAGTCTGCTGGGAATGGGGTTCGAGGCGCTGCTGATACGCGCGCTTTCACCGGTGTTGCCCGGCGAATTACCGGCCGCCGGGCTGTGGCCGTGGAGCTGGGCGCTGGGCACGCTGGTGCTGATTTCGCTGCTGGTGGGGATGCGTCCTTACCGGCAACTGCTGGCGACCCAGCCGCTGCGGGTGTTGCGTCAGGATGTGGTGGCGAATGTCTGGCCGCTGCGCTACTACCTGCCGGTAGTGGCGGTGGTGGTAATCGGTTTGCTGGTGATACTGTCCGGCGGCGGCGCGCTGTTATGGTCGTTGCTGGGCGGTATGTTGGCGTTGGCGCTGCTGCTCGGCGGCATTGGCTGGGGTAGCCTGCTGCTGCTGCGCCGCCTGACGCTGAAAACGCTGTCGCTGCGCCTTGCCATTAACCGTCTGCTGCGTCAGCCGTGGGTGACGCTGGGCCAGTTGGCGGCGTTTTCGCTGTCTTTCATGCTGCTGGCGTTGCTGCTGCTGTTGCGCGGCGATTTGCTGGAACGCTGGCAGCAGCAGTTGCTGCCCGGCAGCCCTAATTATTTCGTGCTGAATATCAGCGCCGATCAGGTGCCGCAGGTAACGGATTTTCTGGCGCAGCATCAGGTGAAACCGGAAACGTTCTACCCGATTATTCGTGCCCGTCTGAAGGAAATCAACGGGCTGCGGGCCACCGATCTGGTGCATGAGGATGACCCCGGCGGGGAAACCGTCAACCGCGAACTGAACCTGACCTGGCTGACCCAACTGCCGGACCATAATCCGCTGGTGGCGGGGCTGTGGCCGCCGAAAGCGGGCGAGGTATCGATAGAGCAAGGCGTGGCGCAACGCCTTGGGGTGAAGATCGGCGATTCGCTGAC
The DNA window shown above is from Dickeya dadantii NCPPB 898 and carries:
- the ybbP gene encoding putative ABC transporter permease subunit YbbP; protein product: MIWRWFWREWRSPSLLIVWLALTLSVACVLALGAISDRMEKGLSQQSRDFLAGDRVLRASRPVDENWLQQAQQQGLTQSRQVSFMTMTYAGDNAQLAQVKATDERYPLYGELKTQPAGLRVAPGTVLAAPRLLALLGLKAGDRLDVGDTSLIIAGELVQEPDAGFNPFETAPRVLMNLADVEKTGAIQPGGRITWRYMFAGTPSQIARFSDVIKPQLKPDQRWYGMEDSQSALGKSLQRSQQFLLLSALLTLLLSVAAVAVAMGHYCRSRYDLVAVLKTLGAGRQALRRLIVGQWVSVLALSALCGSLLGMGFEALLIRALSPVLPGELPAAGLWPWSWALGTLVLISLLVGMRPYRQLLATQPLRVLRQDVVANVWPLRYYLPVVAVVVIGLLVILSGGGALLWSLLGGMLALALLLGGIGWGSLLLLRRLTLKTLSLRLAINRLLRQPWVTLGQLAAFSLSFMLLALLLLLRGDLLERWQQQLLPGSPNYFVLNISADQVPQVTDFLAQHQVKPETFYPIIRARLKEINGLRATDLVHEDDPGGETVNRELNLTWLTQLPDHNPLVAGLWPPKAGEVSIEQGVAQRLGVKIGDSLTFTGDTQPFQATISSLRQVDWESLRPNFFFIFPPGSLDSQPQSWLTSFRYEGGDTLITQLNRQFPTLTVLDVGAILKQIGTVLQQVGLALEVMVVLVLFCGALLLLAQIQVGMRQRRQELIVYRTLGAGRRLLRATLWWEFAVLGLSAGVAAALGAEAALWLLQRKVFDFPWQPNLWLWGGLPVVATLLLSLYGGWLGLRLLRGNALFRRYHA